From Oreochromis niloticus isolate F11D_XX linkage group LG15, O_niloticus_UMD_NMBU, whole genome shotgun sequence:
CGTGTATATACCATACCAACTACAACAGCAATTGTCAACTAGCAGTATATTATCATGTTGTTGGCTCATATTTGTGCTAACATtagactttttttcttccttgaaAAAGTACTTTATTGGAATACATAGTGGGAGTCACAATGActtaatgtctgtgaaggttctcagtcatccaggtcatcgtagtcaaaggagtttgcaaagaaaagtgtctggacttctttaagttgcttgaagacgtttcacctctcatccgagaagcttcttcagttctaaggtcaaatggccgagagtcccagatttaaacccagtgggagtatccccccaaggagggacaaaggaccccctggtgatcctctaatcacatgcgccaaggtgtgaaagcgggtgggacctaatcagccagggtttcgggtgagtccattgtgaaacctggccccaccttgtcatgtgaattcctgaggtcagatggcccaggatgtgagtgggcgttaaggcgtctggggagggaactcaaaactggattatagatggcagacagttggtgtcgtaaaccaccacctctgttcaaagatggtcgctcacagtggacatagatggcctctttcactcctctttcaaaccatctgtcctctctgtccaatatgtgaacattggcatcctcgaaagagtgacctttatccttaagatgcaggtggactgctgagtcttgtcctgtggaggtggctcttctatgttgtgccatgcacttgtgaagtggctgtttggtctctccaatgtagaggtccgggcattcctcgctgcactgtacagcatacaccacgttgttcagtctgtgttttggagttttgtctttcgggtgaaccagtttgtgtctgagtgtgttgctgggtctgaagtacactgggatgtcgtgcttggagcaaactctcctgagtttctctgatacaccggctacataggggatgacaatgttgttgtgtctgtctttcttatcctccctcgctggtgtctgatcttcttttctgtgcctctttgctgactttatgaacgcccagttaggataaccgcatgttttcagtgcttcctttacatgtgtgtgttccttctttttcccttcaggcttagagggaacatgttctgcccggtggtgtagggtcctaattactccaagtttgtgttccagagggtgatgggagtcaaagaggaggtactggtccgtgtgtgggcttccggtaaacttcaatgttgaggttgccattctcttcaatgtgcacagcgcagtccaggaaaggcaaacagttatcctttgtgtcttccctggtgaacttgatgtttttatccacggagttaatgtgcgcagtgaaggattccacttcttgtgtcttgattttgacccaggtgttgtctacatatctgtaccagtggctgggtactcctcctttgaaagagccaagagcctttctttccacttcctccatgtaaaggttggctacaataggtgacacgggggagcccatggcacagccatgtttttgtctgtagaagccttcgttgtatttgaagtatgttgtggtaaggcagaggtctaacagtgtgcagatctgatcgggtgtgaagttggtcctgtcttccaaggagctgtcttcttgtagtcgttttctgacagtctccactgcttccgtggtgggtatgcaagtgaagagagagactacatcaaaggacaccatggtttcatctggatccagggtaagtttctggaccttgtcggtgaagtcggtggagttcttgatgtggtgtggggtgttccccacgagaggtgcaaggatggtagcaaggtgtttcgcaatgttataagtggctgagtttatgctactgactatgggtctgagtgggaccccttccttgtggatcttaggaagtccataaatgcagggtatggcatcccctggataaaggcggtgatatttgaaagttatagcttgccttcaagaccttgaaaaggacaaaatcattgaccgcctcaaatatcagtggggatactcccactgggtttaaatctgggactctcggccatttgaccttagaactgaagaagcttctcggatgagaggtgaaacgtcttcaagcaacttaaagaagtccagacgcttttctttgccaactcctttgactacaatGACTTAATGAAATTGGAGAAACTGGTACCTTTGATGCTGTGAAATTAGGCCTACAAACATCCCTTCACCCATGGACACAAATTTATACATTTCAAGTTTTAATTTAAGGCATTTTGACAATCTCTTTGTACATATTTTATAGACAACGCTGTATTGTCAACATTTTCAATGTCCAGCTGTTCACCCTGCTTCAGCTTGAATTGTTCTGCTATTCTTCACAGGTCCACTAGTGGCCACTGCTGTTTCCCCACTGAAAATAAAGCTGGATAAACTTTCCCTCCACTACATTAGATACACCAGTTCAGCTTCTGGTCCATCCAAATGTCCAATCAGCCAATAACATGACAATatctcagtgcatttaggcatgtagacaagATAAAAGCaccagaatggggaagaaagatgatttaaaGGACTATAAATGTGGTATGGTTAATGGTGTCAGACAAGTTGGTTTTCTGGGAATTTtctcacacaaccatctctagagtttttggagaaaatatccagtgagtggttGTTCTCTGCATGGATCCATTCTTGTATCAAAGCtggtgctggtggtgtaatCGTGTATGGGATTTTCTGTAGTTAGCTTTGGGCCTCTGGGTGTTAATCAACAAGTCTGCAGAACTgcgtgatgctatcatgtcacaTGTGCCAgaatctcagaggaatgtttccagcacattGTTGAATCCTTGCTATGACAAATttaggcagttctgaaggcaaacaGGGTCCAACCTGGTGCAAGCAAAGTGTGCccaataaagtggccagtgagtgtatcaTATAGCTGCTCCCCATTGGAAGTAATTCATTCTCTGCCTGAGTTTGCAATATGTCATCTTATATTTCCATTAAGTTCCTGTTTGAGAAACCTTACAGGAAATGTATCTCTGATACCTATCAACAGAAAGCTGAATTCAAAGGGCAGTTCAGACAATTTGCATTATTGGCATAACACAAGATAAGACATACAGAGCCATTGAAAATGGATTTTCTAAATGTTCTCTTCAGTTGTCAGTTTGCTATTCTTAGTTTGATTTGCTTTTAAATCAATACTGACTCTATGGTAATTCTcttattttaattgttttaaattgtaatAGAATAATAACATGCAAACAGAGGCAAATTAACTGACAATATTATAATAAGCATTGTTGTGCAAAATATGCTTTACAGTAATGTGTCACATGAGTACAAATCTAAAAAGCTTCTTACAAGCAGTCGCAGGGAAAGTTGAAACACAGTACATGTAGTGACTTTGTTATTTAACATATTCTTCGCAAAAAGTTTCACAATTTTCTTTCACATAAATCAGCAAAACAGGAATGTTGTGATTGTCATCAGTGATGAAAGTATATGATCGTGCAACTCAGACATCCTTTTGCACACAATGGCACAACatttaggggaaaaaaatggcGTGTCTGGTTTTTCCTTCATCTGTAAACCTAAAATCAGCTACCATCCAAATCTATCTGACTGGGGAGAGTCACGTAAATAATATGATCAGCGTTGGTGTTGGGAAGAGGTAACACAGAATATAGATTAATGAATAGGAAAGGGCAAAGAGCTGGACCTGATATGCTACATATATCAAATTTAAACACATAGAGGGTAGTTTGCTCACATTTCACATTTATAAATATAGAAAGAAGGGGAGGCACAGGTTGTCGTTACAAATTCTCAAACTGTCACCAATAACTACATGATCAACGATCAATCTTGTGTAGTAATAGGATGATACACACTGTCACAGTTCAGTTATTGGTAATTGTGTTTTAGCAACAGCAAAATTTGATTAAAGAACAGAATTAATCCAGATTGTGACACAGCTTATTTCTGTCTAATATGGACTTTAGTGTTAGTCAAACTATTAAAAAATGTACTGGTGAGCCACAGAACTGCAGATTAAGACAACGCTGCATCATCCTGCTGTAAATACTCACTAGCACCAAATCTTTATTAATCAACAGCTTAAAAAAGAACACGTACACTTGTACAACAACTGAAGAGTGCTGGAGCTGAGCGTCACACAGTGTAGGGAGGTCACAAAGCACTGAGAAACTtgtcattttgatttatttttaaaaaataatgccaAGTAAAATAATACCAGGCAAATTATTTGCAGAAACTTTGGCAGTGGATTAATATAAGAGCAAGATCAAGGTGATTCAGCATAAAGATATTTAGAATTATTATTAAttcttaatatgttttatgattCTTAGGTCTCATCTGCTACGTTGTCAGCTgcagtgccttttgtttagatggctACTATCACTCTCACAGGTACACACAGGCTTAGGTTGTTTCAGGTTGTCATTAACAGCTGCTGATTgagacagaaacacaaagacacactgcaGCGGTATATTCAGATGATCTGTTCTACACTGCTGCATATGATCTTTCCCTTCCCTACTCACTGCATTTAGGTTATCCAAAGGGCAGAAGCTGCTACATCGTCTAATAGCTCAGAATATTTGCTACTTTATTCTGAAACAGTGTTTGCTGCCACAGTGTgttaaacaaaaaggaaagacaaACAGATTCATCAATAAGCTAATCTCCTGTGTCAGTGAGTAAGTCTCTGACTTCTTCAGAGTCAGACACTTGGAAACTTGGTGATGGTGGAATAGTGTTTAAGGAGTTTTTCAAGTCAGAAGAGGTCACACGAGGTGAGTCCACATGTGACGGCTTTTGGCAAAATGCTGTAAGGAGAAGTGTGGAAAAGGAGGCAGCAAGATCCAGGAAGAGATACTAATTCTGGACAAGTACCAGTAGTCTGATCTATGACTCTGAATCCTGttgggggggaaaaagagagagagcacatTAGTCAGTTTGCTTattgtgaaaaagtatttcttGTATTTGCTGCACCAGTTTTTGTGTACTCTAAagccagacaaaaaaaaatgctggtctaatcaaatcacttctaACTCAGTTATCCAATCAAAGTCTAGGCGAGGAACAGAGATGGGTGTGACTTGGAGAAATCAAATATATGCTTTTTAGTGAGGTTTCAAAATAGGTCCTCTAATTCTGCATTCTTCCAAAAGAACCAGTATAGCTGGTCTTCTATGTAAGGACTGACTTTTCTTGCAACTCTTAGCACAAAAGCTAACTCTTTCTGGAGAAGCGTAGGAACTATTATTACATAATAAATTCTAAGAGGATATCTAAGTGAAAGACATAAAAGCTTAATGCTAATATATTGAGGAGAGGAGAAATGCTCACTGAATCCACAACTATGGGATTTCATGATTTTTCCATATTCTCCATTTTCAATTCCTCAAAAAAGCTGATGTGCATGAAATTCAAAGTATGTAGTACATAAGCGACAAACCAAAGTTTGCAGAGAGTAAAGATGCTGATGAAGCAGTAACACTGGAAGTTAAATGTGACTGGAAACCATGTCAGCGGTTTGAATTACTGTTAGAACAATGTGCTTCATGTGTGTGCACATTCACTTACTTTAACAGAGGGTTGCGAACTGAGCCCAAGGAATGCAAATACAGTGTTGTTCTCTTTAGACAGGAAGAAGTCTTCATAGTCCTGTCGGGGGAGAGGAGAATGTTAGGTTTTGAGTAATTGGAAGATTGAAAGGTGGTTATACGCTTCCCTGAAAACCAGGCCTTCTGAGTCtccttttaaaatatttgtttgacATTGTAGATCAGTGTTGAGAGCCTTGGCCAGTGAGAGTGATGTCAAGCAGAGCAGATAATCTGCCCCATCCGTGAAGCCGGATTACGACAGGATTACAGAGCAGCCTGCAATCTCAATGGAGGATGTAAACTGGCAACTGATCAAAATCACCATCGTGTAGGTTGCTTAGATTGATATATTGACACATATCACTGTAAACTAATGGCATACCCTTAAAATTCATTTGACGAAATCCATGCATCAAGCATTCTGTAAAATGTATACCTCAGCAGACATACATCTATATATTTGGATATATATTTGTGGGCCGATATATTGGCTGCTACTAACGATTTGGTGATATAAAGGTATGGTGACCCcctccctttttcttttaattttgttgGTATGTTCTATAAACTTGGAAAAAGTACAAcataaaaagtaatttaaaaaaaaaaagcattgtgAACCATAAATCATGTTATGAACATTCATTTTGTGTTTGCTGATCCAAGTAGAGTCAAGATGTCCATGACTTATATAAAACAAGAATATTGTTTTATTCTTGAGGTTTCAGAATACTAGCCCACAAAGCAATGGTTGTCTCTGGCAAATGGTAAATTTAGCTAGTTCTCATTCTTTTCTGATTAGAGCCATTTCTCACTTAGAGCTAGGGAGTAGTACACACTGAACTGTGAAATCATTTGCTTTTGTTGGCAGTTGCTTGCTTCATTTATTATAAAAGGTTTCGTCTGAAACTGAGtacaggagaaagaaaaaggcaTGTGTTTTGGGTGATTCTGAGATATAAGCCAAAGCACTCAACTAGCCAAATTTCCCTTTTGATATTTCAGCTATTTTGAACTTTTGACTGTATTTTCACacgttttacagcttttcctagtGATAAAAACCTAACCCCAAatggccattcatactacacaaAAGTAATTAAGTGACAGATTAACAGTTAAATGAGAGATTTCTCACAACCTGCTACAGAAATGTCTGTTTTCTAGTGTGGGTTCACTGTTAAAAATGAATTactgaaaactttttattttataattaaaGGGCATAATGAGCTACCTGAACCTATCATGTTGAACAACTGAGACTACTGTTGAAAttacacttctttttcttatattaagacTAGGAATAGAAATCGAGAACCAGTTCTTTTACCATACTGTTTCCCAGTagttcaattccttggaattgctAGTCTGCTTGGCTATTGATCCTGCTTATCGGTTCCACTTGCACTAACGCTACAATTAGATGATTGCAGTTCACGTGCcagaggaggaaaatagtgGCGCAGTCTACAGTTTGAATATGGAAGTTAACTTAATTTTTATTCCATAAAAAGATGTGACGGTAAAGTGGAAATTGTGTCCAAGACAGCAACAactgcattatgctgctaacactGATATCAATAACGCAATCGGAATCAATTCCCCTCCCTAATTAAGACATGGTTAAATGTTCAGGTAAATGTctttacacaaacagaaaggaCAGTTTTACTGATCTGGTCCACAATGTAATAAGAGTTGACATCCCTGTTTTACAGCAGCCCAATAGTGTAGACGGAGGGCAACAGTCCTCTAAGCTTTGTAGTGCAGATTTcctttcatttgcttttaaccTGAAACAAcccacccaccaccaccaccttcaAAGTACAAGGTCAAGGCATAATTTCAAGGCTTAAACTGGAGATCATTATTTTCATAGATTAATCCATACTGCATTATGCAAGTATGCCTCTGGGGGCAGAGGGCAGTTTTTTTGGTGATTCCAGTGTAATCAGTAGATATCTAACCAAGATAAACATTGGCTATGGTCTGATGATGACTTATCAGatacaacaggaaaaaaaatacaactgaaATTCTTGTTAAACACTGGAATGGAAGATGTGGTCAAAATATATGTCTGTGGTTATAAAAAATGTGATAAACATAACCCCATCACCACCACGTACACCACAGTAGCGATCATCGTTGAAAATCTGCGGAGGCAGCGGGTTGCCCTTCTCTGGTTGCTTATCCCTGGGGATGTTGCGGTACATccagagccgctgctcctccagcaTTGTAATGTCTACTTCCTGGAAGTCGATTCGGTTGGCCTCCAGGAAACCAACTACTGCCTGCTGATGTTTCTTTACCTAGATGGCAAttgataaaaagaaagaaaagggcagagaaCGAATTCTTAAAATTCTTAAAAGAATCCAAAAAAGAGAAGTGACAAGAATAGAGGATTTTATAAAACCAAAAAGTTCAAGCTAAACACCTACACTACTTTCCGTCTGTCATGGTTAAAATGCTTCATGTGTGTGTAGTTAAGTTAAGTTAGAAATGGTACTTTCTATGTATGTGTTTCATATCCATTGCCTCTGTGCACTGGCCCCGGCTAAGCAGTCAGGTATTTAATGCAGTCCTGAAATGACAAATGGTAAACTGACACCAGTAAGAGTGAGTGGAGcgctctctgcctctctcacacacacacacacacacacacacacacacacacacacacacacacacacacacacacacacacacacacacacacacagagggagtacAGTGTACGCATTAACTGCAGATCGACTCTGTTGGTAATAAGCAGGATTATTGATTAGATTAGTAAAGGGCGTCGCTTTTGAAACCCAATACTCAACATCCTTTTCTACTGTATGTCTATGTCTTACATCAATACAATTGCCAAATTACAAGAGAGATTATCGGCTGGATTTAATGATAATTATTCATCAATTAACCTATCAGTTACAATCATTATTATTCCATTATTAAAGTAACAAATCTGAACATTTCACATCATTTAGACACGACTCAATCATTACTGCAACAGATAGTACAGAAAGTATGTTCGCCTGCTTAACTGTGGAAGTACATTTAAAGAGATACTTATATTATATAGGCAAGCTACAACTACAGCTGTATGCAGGAGTTTACCCCATTCTTCAAAGTGCCCTATGGAGCAAACTTTTTCAGCTGTGGTCTAGGAAGGATGCAACTACTCCCTATAGTAGTGACCTAAGTACTCTGGGACAGCATGTGTTTGTGAATTGTGGGAAAGCAAAGTCCAAGGATATTTTTAGAAGACAGAACACTCCCACACTTGGTCATAAACACACTTTAGATACACGGTCCAAATGTCTCAGACCTGCGACTGTTGGCGAGTGTTTGTCTCTTTGTCCTCCAAGCCTTTATGGACGGCCTTTTCTTGTTTCAGAATATGCAATCATTCAGAGTTTGAAGTCGTTTGGGTAGCAACATCAATCGTAATGTAATACTAAATTCTATTTGCCACTTCCAATTTGTTTATATATTCATGCAGGCCATTGTTGTTTGTGCAAGCACAACAATGGACTGCATGGTTGAGCACTCATTATAATCATAAAAAACAGATTCATTAAAACAATTTGGGCAGAagacccccccaaaaaaagacgAATGGGCTTTCTTGTGACCAAATGTACCATCAGTTATCCATTTCCTTATTTTTCCCCCAAAAAAATCTGTCTTAATGCAAAatatttttgctgtgtttgctgtgcttttacatTTACTCAGCATTAAGGAGCCACAATGATCCTTTTGTTCCAACTTAAAGGACAGCAAGGGATTGTTCCGCTCACTTGGTCAAAAACACACACCCAAACAAAGATTCAAGTCATCTATTGTCTCGCTCTAAAAGCTCCTCTGTGTGCGGTCATAAAACAGCTTTATCTGGACCGACAAGATACTTATAAGACAGTAAATGATGGTTACTGACAATCTTTAAAGAGacaaatgtttagttttttttttgtccaggtCACAGGTTTAACCTTCACTTCACTTTTCCTCCTTTACTCACTTTGTCACAGTGCTAGTAAACAGCACAGCATATATGAGACGGTTGGTCGTCCTTTGAGATTAAAGACAGGCAGCGTGGGCCTAAATAATGAAAGAGGTGCCCCCTGTGAGTGCGAGTGAAAGAGTGCATCACTGGGATGGGTGAGTtcagattttgtgtgtgtgcgtgcgtgcatacATGTAGGATTTAAGACAAACAATCAAGCATACAAGAGTAAACACGCTGTGTTTGAGAGGACTTAATGAAACATGAGGATTAGTTTAAGAGAGAATTAATCCTTCAGTCACAAACAGGGAATATAAATGACGTGATGGAAAAGCACTGCTACTGATAATTAATTACACCTATGTTGGGGATTGgaaattttttaaattctaaaaaacatgcatgttttagtttttttgtttttggttaagATAAAGATCAAGAGgttatgtgcattttttttttttatcttcacaCTATTCCTAAAATCATGTGGCACACAATGATTTTTCCTAAGAGAATGGTTGCCCATGCGTGCCCAAAGCCAACATTTCAACAGTTATTAGGCCACATAATGCAAAGAGTTTTAATTAATAGAAACTATGATCATAGTAGGTCATTTGGGTGAGACTTAACACATCTACTAAAGAGTGGGGGGATAACCTGATTTACATCTCATTCATTCTGTGCTCATTAGATTCCGCCCCACTAATTTGCTGAGATTAAACCGTGAGATGCACCCCCCACCCAATGTGGACACACACACCGTTTTTCCTAATTTGCAGCATTTGTATTTTGCGTTCTCCAGATTTATTAAAACTGCAGCTCTTCATGTCATCTTCCACCGTCTCCATCTTTCATTGCCATTATCTACTATATTTttcccagcacacacacacgcctcaCCTTTCATCTTTATTCAATCACATGTAACTCAATTGAAGAGCACTCAAAGTGGATTACATTCACATGAGCTCAATACTGGTTAAATGGTGGACCTATTCCACCGAGCATGACCTCCTTCTTGTCTctgggggaagaaaaaaaaagggagtcTGTCTGTTTTGAATGTATGTGTCATAGGGTTAAAAATAACTCCTTTGTAAACGCTCAAAGATTGGCCTGCCATCTTCAAGAGACGAAGCATGATAACATAAATATTACTCATTTGTCCCATTACCTAACTCTTTTAGCATTCTTGCGGGAGTGTTGTGTGATGGTTTTTCTGCCCACGCTCAATATCAGCTGGACTTTCTCTACGGCAGGCGCCTGCAGTTTGCCAAAAGGCGCAGCAGGACTGCAGCTGCATCCAGTTCATCTCATTGTGCACTACATTACAGACTAATAAAAATCAGTGGAAACCTGTCAAATGTTAGAAACAAATCATATTTAATTTACAATAGAAaactgtgaggaaaaaaaacagaaaaagtactCCGACTAAACTTAGACTGGATGCAAACCACTTGAACTAAACATCCCACATAGGGGTGTTTAATTCAAGTTCAACATCTCACTGGGAAGAATCACGTTCTAGCTGCCAGCAGGTCTACTATTTCTTTATCCCATAAAAACAGactgttctttgtgtttatacaccaaCCTGATCTGATAATAGTTTTAATATCCGCTCTAATATATGCTGGAATGCCACTTAATCCTTAATCACATGGACTTAAATGTCTTTTATGTTTATGCTGGGTCAATCAGACAAAACTAGATATTTACAGGAATTTCTGAGGGTATAGTTAACGTAAGAATAAGAAGTAGggtgtttctgttattttgccAGTCTCTATATATATTTAGAGGGAGCCTAACGGGATCATCATGGCTTGTTTATGCCCACAGAAGAGACAGACTTGTTTGTTTCAGCTTCTCTGTGTTCCTTAAACCTCATACGAGGCCACAAGCCAAACTAATTGTAATACCAATTGAGATGCAAGTGCATATGTGCTTTTagagaattaaataaataaataaataaagcttttaACAGGATCTGTCCGCAGCACAGACGAAGATTTCAAAGTCCACCTAACCAGAAATGCGCACCTTAGCTACAGAGCAGCCTTCTCACCTGTCTAAATGATGCTGACTGATTTCAGCGCCTGTCTGAAGTGGCTGAGAGCGAACAGGCTCACTCCTAGTCCCATTACATAATTGCGCTCAGCCGATAAAGCGGCAGTGAAGATTTACGCACGGCGTTTTTGAATGCACCGTTTCCAAGCACCTGTCAACAAGTTCTGTGGCACATTAGCAAACACTCACCGCGAGAGAGCCAGTTGAGGAGGCGACGTAAACCTTGATGACCATTTTAATCCCGAATTAATGTCAGACGATCAGCAAAACAGTTTGGTGGCAGCGAGCCTCGTTTATTGGCccccttcaaaaaaaaaaaaaaaaaaaaaaaaaaaagaacaaaaacgctaAATTTGTGAAAACTCTGCAAATGTGCTTTAGATGAGCGAAGACACCAGGCTCCAATATTCAAACTGAGCCATCACAATTACACAGCGTGCGTTTCTGCTGACTGTTACACCCACACCGCTTACAGCTCAGCTCAACGCACGTCATTAAAAGGAATATATAAACAACATCCATTTCCGGTCTcactttcaaattaaaacaacCATGTCGTTAAGTTACTGAAGTTAATACCGAAGTATTTTTGTGCCTGATTTGTATATCTTTTGTAAATATACTCCCGAGTAATATTCAAGTGGATCCACCATAAAagaaatttattattttataatggTCAGCACTCTTCTGGTGTAGACGTTGCTTTTATGGATCAAGTATATTTTAAGGAATTAATTTATGAGCATTTCCATTTTGAAACCATTTTTATGCAGCTATGGGCCCAATCCAAATGCAAATAATATTGTGTTAATTGAGAGAATATAAAGACACAGTGTTTTGTGCTTTTGTCGTCTGGCATGCACGCACCTGCAAATGAAAAAGTTTTTCTATTCATATTTATATTACcctaaatattttatgtattataaacacacaaacacacacacacacacacccaactGCGATAAATCCTATATATTTAAAATACGATTTAATAGTTCTTTTTcggtcatttttaatgatcacgACCATCCATTGATATTAACACGTACAACAGCGCCACTCTGGTGGTAGGGTAGTATTGCGAGGAGAGCTGCGGTTGCCATGGTACGGCGTCAGCAGCTACTCTGAAGCAAACGTCTAGGCGTGGACTGGAAAAAATGCTATTAGAAATTCTATGGCATTAAAGAGAAGGACTACTTTTAGCCCATGACTTGCTGTTTTTCTCTTATTATTGATAAAGCGACAGCCATGACAGTTTATTTCAAAAACGGGTGTACGACCCATAGTCTCTATTTTATATCTAACTGCAGCTAAGTTAGCTAAAGTTCAAGCTAGCTTGCTAATAGCTCTTTAGCTTACAGTAGCCGATCCAATCAAAACAAGAAACGGGTAAGTGTTACACATTCAGGCGGAAACCGAACAACATTAACATACTTTTTTGTAC
This genomic window contains:
- the sh3bgrl2 gene encoding SH3 domain-binding glutamic acid-rich-like protein 2, yielding MVIKVYVASSTGSLAVKKHQQAVVGFLEANRIDFQEVDITMLEEQRLWMYRNIPRDKQPEKGNPLPPQIFNDDRYCGDYEDFFLSKENNTVFAFLGLSSQPSVKDSES